In Chroicocephalus ridibundus chromosome 21, bChrRid1.1, whole genome shotgun sequence, the sequence AGACTCTGGGGACCTTGTGGGGACACTACAGGGACCCCGGAGACACCGTGGGGACcccgtggggatgctggggacctTGTGGGGACCATGGAGACCCCGTGGGGACACTAGGGACCCTGCAGGGACACCATGAGGACtctggggacacgctggggacccCGTGGGGACCGCAAGGGACAGTGTGGGGACCCCCGTGGGGGGCGTGGAGACACGAGGAGGACgccggggacaccctggggaccccgCGGGACCCGGGGCCTGCGCATACCACAGCTGCGTGGCCACCTGGAAGGGGGTGGTCTGCCGGGCGCGGCCGGGCAGGTGGCGCCCCCCGGGCAGGGCGATGCGGATGGGGGTCCCCGGCGGGACGAGGCCGCCCCCGGCCTCGGCCCCATCCCCGTCCCGGTCCGGCCGCTCCTGCGCCGCCCGCAGCCGCTGGAAGAGCCGGAGGCGCTCGGCCAGGCCGCGGTCGGGCCCGCAGACCTGCGGGGGTGAGAGGTCAGCGCGGGGTCAGCGCGCCGGGGCGCCCTCACGCCGCTGTCACGTGGTCACGGCGGGGTCAGGACGCCCGGGTCCCCCGGGGAGGGGATAAGGGTGGGGAGCCGGGGGTGGtcccggggtgcggggggtgaAGGcggggtgaaggggggggggtcccgagCGCACCCGGTGTCGCCGCGGGGCTCCCGCGAAGAGCAGCCGCCCCCCGGCGCCGGCGGACGGCATGGCGGGACGCCCCGCCCCTTCCGGCGCCGCCCGGACGCCGGCGTCCCCTCAGGGGGCGGAGCCACGGAGTCTTGAGGCGGGGCCAGAGGCGGAGCCCCGCCCAGAGGCGGAGTCACCACTCGCAGCCAATGACTGGCCGGGGGCGGAGCCAACACCTGGGTCTATTAATGGCCGGGGCGGAGCCACCCATTGAGGCCTCGCCCCTGGGTCCCTCGTTCCCCCTCCCGTGGGAAACGGCGggggcagacacacacacacacacaccgggacccccccgcccggTAACCCGAGAGAAAGGGGAGGTTCGGTCAgggcccccccacacccccaagcGCCGCCACAAGAAAAGATCCGCCACCACCtcggttttttttgtaatttttatgtaGATATTTAACCCTACACCTTTATCAAACATATATGATGGAGTctagcaactaaaaaaaaaaaccaaaaacaaaacaaaaaaaaaaccagaacaacaaaaaaaaattaaaataaatcaagtaaaaTTCCAACTTCATATAAAAGCCGCTGGGGCGGCCCTGGCGGGGGAGGGTACAGCGCCCTGAGCCCCCCCCGGGCTCCGTCTGCGCCACATGAACGATCCCAGATGGAattaaaaagtgattattttatatacacacacgtagAAAGTCAACAGTGTTCCcaggggggggaagggagaggaaaaaaaaaaaaaacaaaccccaaaaaacccccaaattaaaccaaaaaccaaccaacagaCACAGGTCCTTCCAggtgagccgggggggggggcgacagGCCCTGGCACCAGGTATCATCCTCAGGTGggttacatatatattttttttttttttttttgcctttttttgggtggtttttgccaaagggggagcagcagaggaaggcacaggatgggtgggggggggtctctgcccccccccccagcaccctgccctgcgGCAGCTATTGGGGAAATGGGCTAAAAAACATCATCCCAACAGCACGCGTCACCTTTCTTTGCcgtttttttaggatttttttcttttttgtgtttttttttttttcttaagctttttaaaCTACTACTGGAAGAGTTTTTATTTCAACAGCAACGCTTCTTtttgttaaaactttttttttttcttttttttctctagtttcgCaccaatgggggggggggtggggggaaataaccaaccaaaaagaaaaaaaaaattacagaatatttaatttaggagaaggttatggggctggggagggaaagaaggaaaaaaaaaaaaagaaaatatggaagaaaaaaaaaaacaaccaagtgAAAGCGCTACTCGGCTGCTCCGCATAGCATCCGGGGGCCttcgctggggaggggggggcagctGCTTCAgtacctggggggaaaaaaggggcgTTTTGGGGCAAAAAAGGGGGCTCCCCCCCTCCCGAATGGCGGCCGGGGCCTTTTCAGGCTATGGAAGGGGTCTCTGCTTACGAAGGGCTCTCGGGGTCTGAAGTCGGCCCGGGGGGTCCTGACCAGCACCCCCCCGGCATCCCGGTGGGGCGGGGGTGCCATGGGGCGGGTGGTGCCCCccgccagctgctccctggagagGGGGGCCATGCCCATGGCctcgcgggagcggggggccgcAGTGTGGTCCCGCTGCTGTTGGGGTTgagccccccccggctcccgggcgACGGCGAAATGCTCTTTCATCGTCCCTTGGTGGATGGTACCGTGCTCCTTGGGGAAGGCGACGCCGGCGGCGTGTTCCCCTGTGGGGGGCGGCTGGGCCGGGAAGGGGACGCCGGCGTGGTCCCCGGGtacggggggcggcgggggtggcgTGGGGAAGGGGACCCCGGCGTGCTCCACGGAGGGAGGCGGTGggacgccgtggggcagggagaggggagcagacGTTTCCTTGGAGAAGGGGTTGGTGTGATCCACCGCCGCCATGCGGGGAGGGACCGGGTGGTCCCTCGGGAAGAGGCCGCCGTGGTCCTttgggggggcaggcggggggccggcgggcggcCCCACCGGCTCCCGTTGGAAGGGAGTCCCGTGCTCCATGGGAGGCGGCGCGAGGGGCGGTGGCGGTGGCATATGGTGCTCAAAAGCGGGGCTGAAGTTATTCGTTCGGAAGTTGTTGACGCTCTCCTGGAAAGGGGGCACGTGCTCCTTATAGGGGGGCGGGAACCCCCCCATGCCTGGCAGCTCCGACGTCCCCGAGGGCCCGTTATCGAAGGCATTTCCCCTGCCGCTCATCTCGAACCACCCCGACGCTCGGCTCGCCTCTCGCCCGTGTCCTctgttccccttccccagcacccggATGGATTCCACCGTCTGGATGGGCTCTCCTGACATCCCCCGGGTGGAGGCGTTGTGGTAACCCAGTGTTTCAATGGGGGCCCCTTTCTCCTCGGTGCTGTCGGGCAAGTccaagcaggaggaggagacccTGGTCTCTATGCGGTAGTGTTCCTCCGGCGGCTGCGGCTCGCCCTTGGCAGCTCCGGATAAACTCACCCCCTCACCAGAGCTACTTTTGGAAATCTGGCCAAAATGCTTCTCCTCGGAAGGTTTACGGGAGGCGTTTTTGAGCATGTTCTTGAATTCGATGGTCGAGGTGGCAGAAATGGAAGAACCCAAGGATTTCTCCACACTCACCGCGGGGGCTCTGCCTGCGGGGCTGGAGATGGCgttgggaggggagaaaagcgAGCGGTGGGGCATCGAGTGGGGCGAGTCTGGGTATTGCTTCTGTGAGATGCCAGAGTGCACCACCGATTTCGTTAAGTTGTTGTGATTGGAGTCCGGCGTGAAAAACACGTCGTTCTTGCTGGGCGAAGGGGAGCCGTCAGAGGTGGAGTCGTTTCCCCGGAGGCTGTAGCTCCCGTACATCCCCGGGGAGGATGCCAGCGGGTCGCAGCTCTCGCTCTGCTCCAGAATAGACCTCATCGACTGCGGGAAGGACGACTTCACGCCAAACTCCTGCGCTCTTTGCCCGTAGTTGGACAGGACCGGCTGGTACTCTGCAGCTTCAGAGAGTTTACTGGATTTTAAGATAGACTTGGCGGGTTTCTTCTCCAGGTTTAGCATGGCCGACGGCGGCGGGCCAGAGTAATCGAAGTCGCGGTAATCTTCGTCTTCTTGAAAAGAAGTGTCGGGGTAAAACTTCTCCTGGGAGGAGTCCATTAAGGAGGAGGGTATCTCCATGCTGTCTGCAGACTGCTTGTAGAGGCCAGCCGGAGAGTCTCTGCCGAGGCCGAAGGGCCGGTAGGTGTGCACGGAATTGGGAAGTTCCTGGGGATATCCGTCGTCCCGGCTCTGAAGAGGTgacctggtgctgctgggagTTGAAGAACCGGGGCTCATGATTTTCGACAGCAGGGAGATGGTGTCGACGTTGCTCGACGTCGGCTTGTCCATCATCTCATCCTGGGTGGGCGTCCCGCTTCGCTCGTCGCGCACCGGTGTTCCGTCCACATTGTCCATGGAAGTGCTGGTAGGACCACGCTGGAAGTCGGATGCGTGACTTTCCGTTGCGATGCTGGACCCTAAGCTGCTGAGAATTGGAATATTCAAGTTCAGACCGCTGAAACCGGGATTTCCCTTCAGGAAATTGTGTATCTTCATCTCCAGGCTTGGAGAAGGGGGTTCCGATTCCAGCTTCGCTTTTGAAATTTCAGAGGATTGACCCAGTGAGGTTTCTGTTggcaaaagggaagaaggagTGGGAGGGTGGGAACTGGGAAATCCCAGGGAATTGGTTGGCGGCTTAAAACTGGAGCTCGACAGCCCTGGGGTATGTCCAACGGGAGCCTTATTAACTGAAGTTGAGGAAACCTCAGCAGCAGACGAGTTTGGAGAATAACCAAAACTCTTGGATATAAAGGACTGAGT encodes:
- the RPRD2 gene encoding regulation of nuclear pre-mRNA domain-containing protein 2 isoform X2, with amino-acid sequence MAAGGGGGGRASSSSAAASSSSAGALEASLDRKLQAVTNTMESIQGLSSWCLENKRHHSTIVYHWMKWLRRSAFPHRLNLFYLANDVIQNCKRKNAIVFRDTFAEVLPEAASLVKDPSVSKSIERIFKIWEDRNVYPEETILALKEALTSTNPKAALKSKIVAEFRPQSLIDELLLYKRSEDQIELKEKQLSTMRVDVCSTETLKCLKDKTGGKKFSKEFEEASSKLEEFVNGLDKQVKNGPSLTEALENAGIFYEAQYKEVKVVANAYKTFANRVSNLKKKLDQLKATLPDPEESPVPSPSMDAPSPTGSESPFQGMGEEDSSRSPVVGSRKMISPEPVTDNRDVEDMELSDVEDDTSKIIVEERKEKQTAPASAPAKAESVPKAAPSTPAAGTTSVTVTTPAQTPATPPAPKAVSAAPVPPSPALALPNLANVDLAKISSILSSLTSVMKNTGVSPASRPSPGTPTSPTALTSGLKTSVMGTPSAPSNPLANILSKVEITPESILSALSKTQTQTAPALQGLSSLLQSVAGNTVQSSETAAQSTSASPANTTVPCVKGRNIPSNTQSFISKSFGYSPNSSAAEVSSTSVNKAPVGHTPGLSSSSFKPPTNSLGFPSSHPPTPSSLLPTETSLGQSSEISKAKLESEPPSPSLEMKIHNFLKGNPGFSGLNLNIPILSSLGSSIATESHASDFQRGPTSTSMDNVDGTPVRDERSGTPTQDEMMDKPTSSNVDTISLLSKIMSPGSSTPSSTRSPLQSRDDGYPQELPNSVHTYRPFGLGRDSPAGLYKQSADSMEIPSSLMDSSQEKFYPDTSFQEDEDYRDFDYSGPPPSAMLNLEKKPAKSILKSSKLSEAAEYQPVLSNYGQRAQEFGVKSSFPQSMRSILEQSESCDPLASSPGMYGSYSLRGNDSTSDGSPSPSKNDVFFTPDSNHNNLTKSVVHSGISQKQYPDSPHSMPHRSLFSPPNAISSPAGRAPAVSVEKSLGSSISATSTIEFKNMLKNASRKPSEEKHFGQISKSSSGEGVSLSGAAKGEPQPPEEHYRIETRVSSSCLDLPDSTEEKGAPIETLGYHNASTRGMSGEPIQTVESIRVLGKGNRGHGREASRASGWFEMSGRGNAFDNGPSGTSELPGMGGFPPPYKEHVPPFQESVNNFRTNNFSPAFEHHMPPPPPLAPPPMEHGTPFQREPVGPPAGPPPAPPKDHGGLFPRDHPVPPRMAAVDHTNPFSKETSAPLSLPHGVPPPPSVEHAGVPFPTPPPPPPVPGDHAGVPFPAQPPPTGEHAAGVAFPKEHGTIHQGTMKEHFAVAREPGGAQPQQQRDHTAAPRSREAMGMAPLSREQLAGGTTRPMAPPPHRDAGGVLVRTPRADFRPREPFVSRDPFHSLKRPRPPFGRGGAPFFAPKRPFFPPRY
- the RPRD2 gene encoding regulation of nuclear pre-mRNA domain-containing protein 2 isoform X1, with translation MAAGGGGGGRASSSSAAASSSSAGALEASLDRKLQAVTNTMESIQGLSSWCLENKRHHSTIVYHWMKWLRRSAFPHRLNLFYLANDVIQNCKRKNAIVFRDTFAEVLPEAASLVKDPSVSKSIERIFKIWEDRNVYPEETILALKEALSTTFKTQKQLKETLNKQPNKPWKKSQTSTNPKAALKSKIVAEFRPQSLIDELLLYKRSEDQIELKEKQLSTMRVDVCSTETLKCLKDKTGGKKFSKEFEEASSKLEEFVNGLDKQVKNGPSLTEALENAGIFYEAQYKEVKVVANAYKTFANRVSNLKKKLDQLKATLPDPEESPVPSPSMDAPSPTGSESPFQGMGEEDSSRSPVVGSRKMISPEPVTDNRDVEDMELSDVEDDTSKIIVEERKEKQTAPASAPAKAESVPKAAPSTPAAGTTSVTVTTPAQTPATPPAPKAVSAAPVPPSPALALPNLANVDLAKISSILSSLTSVMKNTGVSPASRPSPGTPTSPTALTSGLKTSVMGTPSAPSNPLANILSKVEITPESILSALSKTQTQTAPALQGLSSLLQSVAGNTVQSSETAAQSTSASPANTTVPCVKGRNIPSNTQSFISKSFGYSPNSSAAEVSSTSVNKAPVGHTPGLSSSSFKPPTNSLGFPSSHPPTPSSLLPTETSLGQSSEISKAKLESEPPSPSLEMKIHNFLKGNPGFSGLNLNIPILSSLGSSIATESHASDFQRGPTSTSMDNVDGTPVRDERSGTPTQDEMMDKPTSSNVDTISLLSKIMSPGSSTPSSTRSPLQSRDDGYPQELPNSVHTYRPFGLGRDSPAGLYKQSADSMEIPSSLMDSSQEKFYPDTSFQEDEDYRDFDYSGPPPSAMLNLEKKPAKSILKSSKLSEAAEYQPVLSNYGQRAQEFGVKSSFPQSMRSILEQSESCDPLASSPGMYGSYSLRGNDSTSDGSPSPSKNDVFFTPDSNHNNLTKSVVHSGISQKQYPDSPHSMPHRSLFSPPNAISSPAGRAPAVSVEKSLGSSISATSTIEFKNMLKNASRKPSEEKHFGQISKSSSGEGVSLSGAAKGEPQPPEEHYRIETRVSSSCLDLPDSTEEKGAPIETLGYHNASTRGMSGEPIQTVESIRVLGKGNRGHGREASRASGWFEMSGRGNAFDNGPSGTSELPGMGGFPPPYKEHVPPFQESVNNFRTNNFSPAFEHHMPPPPPLAPPPMEHGTPFQREPVGPPAGPPPAPPKDHGGLFPRDHPVPPRMAAVDHTNPFSKETSAPLSLPHGVPPPPSVEHAGVPFPTPPPPPPVPGDHAGVPFPAQPPPTGEHAAGVAFPKEHGTIHQGTMKEHFAVAREPGGAQPQQQRDHTAAPRSREAMGMAPLSREQLAGGTTRPMAPPPHRDAGGVLVRTPRADFRPREPFVSRDPFHSLKRPRPPFGRGGAPFFAPKRPFFPPRY